The region ATTTAGCAAGACACTCTCTTGGAGATCTTGGACTTGATACTTTTAACTTTAATGGTCATAAAACAACTTTTGATGCATTAAGTGCAGGATTACCAGTCCTAACAAAAATTGGAGAAAACTTTACCGCAAGAGTTTCATCAAGTCTATTAAATTCAATAGGCTTGCCAGAACTAATTACATATAATGAAAATGAATATGAAGAAACAGCATTACGACTAGCAAATAATAGTGATGAACTTTTTAAATTAAAATCTAAGCTATCAAAACTAATGAAAGAACCAACACATTTTTCTTCAAAATTATATACTCAAGATCTTGAATCAATTTATACTAATCTTGTTAAAGAATAATCTTATACGCACTTGAAGAAATCGGTGGTTAATTGCAAACGTCTTTATTTTCATTGGCTTTGAAATAATTGCTTCCTTTTCTAGGGAGATAATTTCTTTCTTAATAAAAGGGAGCCAAGATCTATTCAAAGCTAAAACCTCAGTGAAAGTTATAATCATAATTAATAGGTCTTTCTAAACAAATAAATGTGACTGAGGGAAAAAGAAATCAAAAGAAAGCAGGCTTTGAATTCAAAACATTCAAAGTACCATTTGATTTAGAAGAATTCGAAGAAAATATCACTTTGACTTCGAACACTCCTTCTAAACTTTCTAAAGAACAAATAATTAACCAAGCATTTAAATTTCATGCAGAAGGCAACATTTTAGAAGCAATAAAATATTATAAATATTTCATAGATCAAGGATTTAGTGACTACAGAGTTTTTTCTAATTATGGAGGACTTTTATTGAGTTGTGGCAAACCACAAGAAGCAGAATTATCAACACGAAAAGCAATTGAACTAAAACCTGATTTTGCTGATGCTCATTTAAATCTGGGAAGCATATTGAGAGATCTTGGCAAGTCAAAAGAAGCTGAATTATCAACACGAAAAGCAATTGAACTAAAACCTCAATCAGCAGATGCTCATTTAAATCTGGGAAGCATATTTAAAGATCTTGGCAAATTACAAGAAGCTGAATTATCAACACGAAAAGCAATTGAACTAAAACCTGACTTAGCAGATGCTCATTTGAATCTAGGAAACATATTGAGAGATCTTGGAAGATTACAAGAAGCAGAATTATCAACACGAAAAGCAATTGAACTAAAACCTGACTTAGCAGATGCTCATTTGAATCTGGGAAATATATTGAGGGATCTTTGCCAATTAGAACAAGCAGAAATATATCAACGAAAAGCAATTGAAATCAAGCCAGATTCCGCAAATGCTTATGCTAGCTTGGGTAACGTTTTGAGGGATCTTGGCAAATTAGAACAAGCAGAAATATATCAACGAAAAGCAATCGAACTTAATCCGGATTTCGCAAATGCATATTCCAATCTTGGAAACATTTTAAGAGAGCTTCGTAAATTACAAGAAGCTGAATTATATACTCGTAAAGCTATTAAACTTGTGCCTGATTTCGCAGAGTTTCATTCCAATCTTGGAAACATATTAAGAGATCTTGGCAACTTAAAAGAAGCGGAAATTTCATATCTTAAAGCTATTGAACTTAATCCTGATTTAGGAATTGCACATTATAACCTTGGAAATATATTAAGAGATCTTGGGAACTTAAAAGAAGCAGAATTATCCACTCGTAAATCGATTGAACTTAAACCAGATAACGTTGTTGCTCATAACAATCTTGGAAGTATATTGAGTGAGCTTGGAAAACTTGATGATGCAATAAATCAATACAAAAAAGCTCTAAAATTAAACAATCAATCATCAACGGCGAAGCTTGGTTTAATTGAAAATAAAGGCTATATCTGCGACTGGAGTGATCTAGATATACAAACCATTTGGCTAAAGAATCTTGGTATTGAAGGATCTTCTGTTTCACCACTTGGTTTACTTTATTATGAAGATAATCCATTGAGGAATTTAAAAAGAAGTAAAAAATATTTTAAAGAAAAATATTATCGACCAACTAAAAAAATAATACATACTAAAAAAAATATAATTCATATAGGTTATTTCTCTGCTGATTTCCGTAATCATCCTGTAATGCAACTAATTGCTCCCTTACTTGAGTTGCATGATAAATCTAGGTTTAAAATATATTTATACTCATTTGTTAAAAAAGAAGATGAATATACTGAAAGAGCAAGAAATTCTGGATGTATATTTAGAGACATAAGCAAGTTAAATAATATCCAAGCTGTCGAATTAGCAAGGGGTGACAACATTGATATTGCTGTTGATCTAATGGGTTATACAAGAAATAATAGGTTTAATATATTTTCTTATAGAGTCGCACCTATTCAAATAAATTATTTGGGATATCCTTCTACTGTTGGTTCTAATATTATTGATTATATTATTGCAGATAAAATTGTAATTCCAGATAATTATGAGAAATTCTACGCAGAAAAGATACTAAGAATGCCAAATTGTTATATATGTAATGATGATAAAATCAAAATAGATAAAGAACTTATTTCTCGAAAAGATTTCAACCTACCTGAGAAAGGATTTATCTTTACTTGCTTTAATAATAATAAAAAAATCACACCAAAAGAGTTTGATATTTGGATGAGATTACTAATTAAAATAAAAGGAAGTATACTTTGGTTGAAACAGACAAATAAATTAGCGACTGATAATTTGTATAGAGAAGCAGAGAAAAGAAATGTAGATCCAAAACGTTTAATCTTCGCAAATCCAGTTAAATTTAATTTACATTTAGCAAGACACTCTCTTGGAGATCTTGGACTTGATACTTTTAACTTTAATGGTCATAAAACAACTTTTGATGCATTAAGTGCAGGATTACCAGTCCTAACAAAAATTGGAGAAAACTTTGTGGCAAGAGTTTCATCAAGTCTATTAAATTCAATAGGCTTGCCAGAACTAATTACATATAATGAAAATGAATATGAAGAAACAGCATTACGACTAGCAAATAATAGTGATGAACTTTTTAAATTAAAATCTAAGCTATCAAAACTAATGAAAGAACCAACACATTTTTCTTCAAAATTATATACTCAAGATCTTGAATCAATTTATACTAATCTTGTTAAAGAATAATCTTATACGGCACTTGAAGAAATCGGTTGTAAATTATATTTTCATATCAAATCAAGTCTCATAAATTGTTCAAACAAATAATGGATTTAAGCTATTGCTCCAGCGAAATTTTTATTTCCTTATTAGTTTCCAATCTATGGTAAATAAAGAGAATTGCTAAAGTTAGCTATAAAATTTGCTGAGGTAAGGAAGTTTTATCATTAATGAAATCGGTGGTTAATTGCAAACGTCTTTATTTTCATTGGCTTTGAAATAATTGCTTCCTTTTCTAGGGAGATAATTTCTTTCTTAATAAAAGGGAGCCAAGATCTATTCAAAGCTAAAACCTCAGTGAAAGTTATAATCATAATTAATAGGTCTTTCTAAACAAATAAATGTGACTGAGGGAAAAAGAAATCAAAAGAAAGCAGGCTTTGAATTCAAAACATTCAAAGTACCATTTGATTTAGAAGAATTCGAAGAAAATATCACTTTGACTTCGAACACTCCTTCTAAACTTTCTAAAGAACAAATAATTAACCAAGCATTTAAATTTCATGCAGAAGGCAACATTTTAGAAGCAATAAAATATTATAAATATTTCATAGATCAAGGATTTAGTGACTACAGAGTTTTTTCTAATTATGGAGGACTTTTATTGAGTTGTGGCAAACCACAAGAAGCAGAATTATCAACACGAAAAGCAATTGAACTAAAACCTGATTTTGCTGATGCTCATTTAAATCTGGGAAGCATATTGAGAGATCTTGGCAAGTCAAAAGAAGCTGAATTATCAACACGAAAAGCAATTGAACTAAAACCTCAATCAGCAGATGCTCATTTAAATCTGGGAAGCATATTTAAAGATCTTGGCAAATTACAAGAAGCTGAATTATCAACACGAAAAGCAATTGAACTAAAACCTGACTTAGCAGATGCTCATTTGAATCTAGGAAACATATTGAGAGATCTTGGAAGATTACAAGAAGCAGAATTATCAACACGAAAAGCAATTGAACTAAAACCTGACTTAGCAGATGCTCATTTGAATCTGGGAAATATATTGAGGGATCTTTGCCAATTAGAACAAGCAGAAATATATCAACGAAAAGCAATTGAAATCAAGCCAGATTCCGCAAATGCTTATGCTAGCTTGGGTAACGTTTTGAGGGATCTTGGCAAATTAGAACAAGCAGAAATATATCAACGAAAAGCAATCGAACTTAATCCGGATTTCGCAAATGCATATTCCAATCTTGGACTCATATTAATTGATCTTGCCAAATCAAAAGAAGCAGAGATTCATATTATAAAAGCAAATAAAATCGAACCTAATTCTGCACAATTTAAGTTAAACTTAGCTATTTGCCAGCTTGCTCTTGGAAATATAACTTCTTCAATATCAACACTCGAATTGGCCTATAAAATAAATCCTAAAGACATACAAATAAAATGCTTGTTGTCTATTCTAAATGGAAGAAATATAGATAAGTTAAAAAGCTTAAGACTAGAAAAGATATTAAATTCACAATTCGAGGAAAAGTTAGATTGGAAGCCACTTGTGCTACATAGGCCTATAGAGAAAGAACTAATACAAAAACTATATACTCTTAAAACTCAAGAAGCTTCAAATCAAGATAGATATCCACGTCCAATCTTTGGCAACATAAAAGGATCAGACTATGATTTGTTTGAAACTAAAACACCTATAATAATAAATTTCAAGAAAGATCTAATTAATATACTAAGTGTATATTTTGAATCTGAAATCTTCATTACTGATTCATTTTTCAATATAATACAACCTAAAGATGGTATTGGAGGAGGTAATAAAATTCACAATCATCTTAATGAAATAGACAAAATACCTGAAATTGATATCTCCAAACAAAAGTTTAGTTTAGTATATTATTTATCTATAGGGGATCAAAATTGTCTAGAAAAAGGTAAATTGCAATTTCATCAACCAAACCAAGATTTTCTACCTGGTGAAGGAATGATAGTTATATTTCCTGCCTCTAAATTACATTCTGTATCTTACAATGGTAAAAAGGATCGGGTTGTTATAGTAGTTAATTTTTATATCGTTTAATTTAAAATCAATATTTTTTAAATCGATATAAGAAACAATGATAAGACTTGCAAGCAACCCAAATTCAATGTCTAATATAAAAACCAAATTAAAAAATACAGAGATAAATAATATATTATTTGATTCAGAAAAAGTCACTCTTAATTTAGAAAAAATATAGTAAAATCTTATAAAGTACTTAGAAAATAAGAAATAGGACTAAAGAAGATTTAAACAAACAATCACTTATTATTTTCTATTAAAAAATTTTGATTATATATCTCGTCGAAAAAACTATTCAAAGCAGCTTCTGAAAAATTTTCCCTAATCTTCCAATTAATTTCAAAGGATGGTTTAGTTTTTCTTGAATTTAAGGTCTCCTTCATTAATTGATAAAAGTTTTCTAGTCAATCAAAATTTAATTGCGTTTTAAGAATTTGTCCAAAAGAAAATGGTCAATAACAAAAATTTACCAACAGAATCACCCAGATAATCTTAAAAAAATTCATAATTTCATTTATCTATAACCTAAATTCCACTCTTTCTAGAGATTTTTGTACAAACTGATACTTTTCCACATTTTTCTCTTTTCCTGATATTACAAAAAGTTTTGTCCGAGGATTTTGACATGAACTTTTCAATGTATCAAGAGATACAAAAACCTTGAAACTAACTGCAGCGCCTAGAATAAGTTGTAATATTTTTTTTTGTAATTTATCCACTTATTCAATTGACATGACCCCCTTAATGAGATTTTATTTAATTATGAATTTTGTGGAAAAGTGGAAAACCCTTATTTAACAACTAAAAATCTAATTTTTTTTATTGATCTTAAAAGGAGAAGACATTGATTCTAAATATAATTCTGGAGGTTGCAACAGACACAATTCACCCCCAAGAAAACAACCTATAGCTAGCCAATCTAGTCTTTATAGCTCAAACAACTTTGCTCTTCTTCTACATCTTTAATTACTAATTCCATTTCCTTTTCTTGAGAATCAATTTTTTTAAAACCTAAAACTTCAATAGTTTAATTACCTAGAGAATTTTCAAAAAACTTTTTTTTATAATCATAAATTTTTGAATAAAAAAAATAATCATGAACTAATTTCAATTGTTTATGTTGAAAGTAAGTTTTTTAATAAGCCTATTAATTAATTTATTAATTTATTTTGCTGACTTTAAAACCACCAAAAGACAATTTTGAGTAATAGTAATTGTATGCATAATCCTTTCTCCATTTATTGGAATAAAAATTGGACCTTTCAAGTAGTACATGGAGAAGGTGGTATTTATATAGAAGCAAAAGGATTGGGGCTTCTAATAAGAAAACCTTTATTAGCAACTGAAAGCCCTATTACTGCAGCAGATAATTTGGTTTATAGCGAAGATAAAAATAGAAAATCTTTATTCAACGCTTGGAAGTCAAAAAAAATTAATAATCTTAATTAGTTTTTAAAATAGAGTTAAGTTTTCCTCCACACAGCTACTAACTTTCC is a window of Prochlorococcus marinus str. MIT 0917 DNA encoding:
- a CDS encoding tetratricopeptide repeat protein; amino-acid sequence: MTEGKRNQKKAGFEFKTFKVPFDLEEFEENITLTSNTPSKLSKEQIINQAFKFHAEGNILEAIKYYKYFIDQGFSDYRVFSNYGGLLLSCGKPQEAELSTRKAIELKPDFADAHLNLGSILRDLGKSKEAELSTRKAIELKPQSADAHLNLGSIFKDLGKLQEAELSTRKAIELKPDLADAHLNLGNILRDLGRLQEAELSTRKAIELKPDLADAHLNLGNILRDLCQLEQAEIYQRKAIEIKPDSANAYASLGNVLRDLGKLEQAEIYQRKAIELNPDFANAYSNLGLILIDLAKSKEAEIHIIKANKIEPNSAQFKLNLAICQLALGNITSSISTLELAYKINPKDIQIKCLLSILNGRNIDKLKSLRLEKILNSQFEEKLDWKPLVLHRPIEKELIQKLYTLKTQEASNQDRYPRPIFGNIKGSDYDLFETKTPIIINFKKDLINILSVYFESEIFITDSFFNIIQPKDGIGGGNKIHNHLNEIDKIPEIDISKQKFSLVYYLSIGDQNCLEKGKLQFHQPNQDFLPGEGMIVIFPASKLHSVSYNGKKDRVVIVVNFYIV
- a CDS encoding copper-binding protein, which codes for MHNPFSIYWNKNWTFQVVHGEGGIYIEAKGLGLLIRKPLLATESPITAADNLVYSEDKNRKSLFNAWKSKKINNLN
- a CDS encoding tetratricopeptide repeat protein; protein product: MTEGKRNQKKAGFEFKTFKVPFDLEEFEENITLTSNTPSKLSKEQIINQAFKFHAEGNILEAIKYYKYFIDQGFSDYRVFSNYGGLLLSCGKPQEAELSTRKAIELKPDFADAHLNLGSILRDLGKSKEAELSTRKAIELKPQSADAHLNLGSIFKDLGKLQEAELSTRKAIELKPDLADAHLNLGNILRDLGRLQEAELSTRKAIELKPDLADAHLNLGNILRDLCQLEQAEIYQRKAIEIKPDSANAYASLGNVLRDLGKLEQAEIYQRKAIELNPDFANAYSNLGNILRELRKLQEAELYTRKAIKLVPDFAEFHSNLGNILRDLGNLKEAEISYLKAIELNPDLGIAHYNLGNILRDLGNLKEAELSTRKSIELKPDNVVAHNNLGSILSELGKLDDAINQYKKALKLNNQSSTAKLGLIENKGYICDWSDLDIQTIWLKNLGIEGSSVSPLGLLYYEDNPLRNLKRSKKYFKEKYYRPTKKIIHTKKNIIHIGYFSADFRNHPVMQLIAPLLELHDKSRFKIYLYSFVKKEDEYTERARNSGCIFRDISKLNNIQAVELARGDNIDIAVDLMGYTRNNRFNIFSYRVAPIQINYLGYPSTVGSNIIDYIIADKIVIPDNYEKFYAEKILRMPNCYICNDDKIKIDKELISRKDFNLPEKGFIFTCFNNNKKITPKEFDIWMRLLIKIKGSILWLKQTNKLATDNLYREAEKRNVDPKRLIFANPVKFNLHLARHSLGDLGLDTFNFNGHKTTFDALSAGLPVLTKIGENFVARVSSSLLNSIGLPELITYNENEYEETALRLANNSDELFKLKSKLSKLMKEPTHFSSKLYTQDLESIYTNLVKE